The window TGTCACCATCCAGAATGGCACTGTTACTTACCAGGGCACCAACAACCATGCCGGTGGAACGCGGGTTGAGGATGCGGAACTTGTTCTGACGGCGGTCGATGACAGCCAGCTTGGCACAGGAGATCTGACCCTTGATAATGGCACAGTCAATTTTGGCGCCAGCGCCTTTGCAACATCGCGGGATCTTGTCCTGGACGGCGATGGAGTCCTGTTTGCCAGCGGTGCCGGAACAATCATCTGGAATGGCCAGATTACAGGCGCAGGCCAGCTTGTCAAAAGCGGCACGAATACGCTGGCTCTGACAAATACAGCCAATGTCTGGACAGGCGGGATCGAGGTTGCCTCGGGCACGCTTTCAGGAAACGCTGATACCTTGCAGGGCGATATCGACATCCTGGCCCTAGGGATTCTGGACTTTAACCAGACAGCCAATGGAACATTTTCCGGAGATATCTCAGGTGCCGGCAGCATGACCAAAACCGGCGCCGGGACAGTTGTCCTTGCGGGCGCCAATTCAGGATTTACAGGAACAACGACTGTATCTGCCGGAACCCTGCAGGGTGACTCTGACAGCCTGTACGGGGATATTGTCAACAACTCCTTCCTGGTTTTTGATCAGGCTGCCAGCGGAACATATGCCGATGACATCAGCGGCACCGGCACCGTTACAAAAACGGGCGCCGGAACACTGACATTTTCCGGCACACATACAGCAGGCACAGTCCAGGTTTCAGCAGGCACGCTCAATGTCACGGGCTCCCTGGCCGGCAATACATCGATCGCCTCGAACGCCGTCCTGACAGGCACAGGCAATATAGGGGACGTGACGTCCAGCAGCGGGACAATCCTTGTAGGAACAGGCAACACGCTGACCGCTGAAAGCTATACCAATGGCGGTAACGCCGGCACACTGTCCTTTGGTCTTTCGCCGACCCAGTCGGGACTTCTGCGCGTAAACGGAAATGCCGATTTCACGGGAACAACAATCGATATCCAGCCTGTCGCCGGGGGATACACCGCCGGATATGTCTACACTGTCGCTGATGTTCTTGGCATTACCAGCGGCGCAGACGCCCTGGATGGCCAGGTTATTTCCAGCCCCCTGGTAAGTCTTGTTGTAAACGCTGCCAACGGGGCTGCACAGCAGGTTACGCTGACCACAGTCAGCGTTGATCTGACGAACAACGACGCCTGCAACATCATCGCGTCCACATCGACGCAGAGATCAGTCTGTCAGGCTTTTCTGCAGGCAGAAGGCAGCAGTGCGGATATTGGCGTCGCCTATGGCGAATTCCAGATATTGCCCAGCGTGGCAGAGATGCAGCGGGCCCTGGATCTGATGAGTGGCGACGTGGCTGTCCAAGCCGGCAACATGCTTTTCGACCAGGCGGCCATACTGGCTGAAGGAACCTTTTCGCGCCTGGGACAGGTTGCCCGCCAGAGCAGCGTGGCGGGCGCCGGAAGTCCATCCAGGCCGGTTCAGCTGGCCTCTCTGGAGAACAGTCCACAACAGCTTGCCATGCTCTTTGAGAATATTGACTGGCTTCTGGGCACAGCGAACATGGAAACCCCGCACGGAACCTGGGGTCGCGTGTTTGGCCAGATGGATGACGCCCATGATGGCAAGGCGCTGAACGGTTTCAGACATGGTATCCAGGCGGGTATGGATATGCGGCTGGATGATCACTGGAGCCTGGGCGCCACCGCCCTGTATGGCCAGGGTGATGCAGATCTGGACAGCCGCTTGGCCAGCGTCAACACCGACAGCTATATGATGGGCGCCTACGGCGTCTGGAACGATGGCCCCCTGATGGTTGGCGGTACGCTGTCCTGGGGGTACCATGACGTGGATACTGACCGCCAGATTGTTTTTGGAGGACTGAACCGCAGGGCGGAAGGTGACTTCAGCGCCCACTCGGTTTCGGCAGCGGTGGAAGCCTCGTATGTTCTTTCCCGGGGCGGCAATGTCTCTGTTATCCCCGCCGCAGGTCTGCGTTATACCGGATTATGGGAAGAAGGTTTTACAGAAACAGGCGCCGGCGATCTGAACCTGCGTTTTGATGAGGATTTTGACAGCAGTTTTGTCAGCACCCTGGGCGTGACTGTCAACAAACTGTTTGAGCTGGGCGATGGTTCACGGCTTCTGCCGGAAATCCGTCTGGGCTGGGAGCATGAATTTGAAACCAGCCGTGCCCGTACAGCCTTTTTCACAGGCCTGCCCACCTCGGCCATGGATATTTATGCCACCAGCTGGAAACGCGATACCGGCATTATAGGCGCAGGACTGACTTACAGCGTTCCTGCAGATGGCCTGGCTCTTGTGGCGGATTACAGGGCAGTCCTGAATCAGGACCAGACATCCCATCGTCTTCTGGGCGGTTTGAGACTGAGCTGGTAGAGCGTTTATCGTCAGGGATCAGGCCCCACCCGCGCCGGAGCGGGTGGGACTGAACCATTCGATCAATACCGGCCTGAACGGCCCCTGGATCCTGAAGGCGAGCCATATCCGCCCATCCTTCCACCCTGCCGGCCCTGCTGGCCCCTCTGGCGGTTGCTGCCGCCATACCAGCCCTCATCACCATACTCGCTGCCATAGCGGGAGACATCGCTGCTTTCATAGCCAGGATTTTTGTCCAGGTCGCTGCCTGAGAACCCGGACTGGCCATGCCCTCCGCCACGTCCATAGTCCTGACCCTGTCCATAACTCCGGCCTTGTCTGTAGCCCTGGCCCTGGTAGCCACCCCCTGTGGTGCGTCCGGCCTGTTCATAGTCACCATAATTCTCATATCCGCCGCGACCACGGCCATAGTCCCCGCCGTACCTGGATTCACGGCTTTCACCGGAACGTCCATAGCCGTAGTCATCAACATTGCCATAGCGTTGTCCGCCAGAACCTTGTGTGCCATAGCCCTGACCGCCATAGCTGCGGTCATCCTCATACCCGCGCCGGCGCGTCGTCATACGCCCTTCATCGTACCAGCCCGCGCGCTGGCCATAGTTCCGGCCGCTGTAACGCTCCCCATAACCGTTTGCCATATGATCTCTCCGTCAGTTTGAGATGAATCCCCCTGTTTTACTTATCGCTCATGCCGCCCGGCCCACGGCCTTTTCGACAATTCCGCCGACCTCCTGCCTGTCTGTGTCAGAGCGGATGATCCGCCCGAACGTCAGGACGCCACAGACCTTGCCGCTGTCATTCTTGACGACCAGGCGGCTGATGCTGTTCTGGTTCATCATCCCGGCCGCATCTTCCAGCGTGTCGGTTTCGCTGCAGGCGCACACATTGCCGGTCATGTAATCGCGTACTTTTTCCCGGGTCGGGTCTTTGCCCGCGGCCACGGCCCTGATCACAATGTCGCGATCGGTGATAATCCCTTCCGGCGCATCATCCCTGCCTACCGGGAGGAAGCCGCACTCCACTTCTTTCATCTGGCGCGCTGCTTCCTGAAGCGTCGCATCAGGACTGACCAGAGCCAGATCGGATTCCATCAGGTCCCTGACCTGTCTGCTTTTCATGGGTTCCTCCATCCATCATCGGAACCCGGTAAACACAGAAAGATCTCTTCAGGTTCCCCGCACCGCAGGGCTTACCACTGGATACGCAGACCGGCGAAGATGCGGTGGGACGACAGATCGCTGTTCACCCGGCCATCATAGTCGATCAGCAGGGCCAGAGCCTCGGACGGTATAATGTACGCAAAGCCCAGGCCGACCAGACCCGA is drawn from Pseudomonadota bacterium and contains these coding sequences:
- a CDS encoding autotransporter domain-containing protein, coding for MTSFRFMLGTMPRNALSFRKALSLFTGIVIALTCAAFPVSAQTYSGITLTAADDPDADGVVSITSLQTGSSPRGADPDNLVTTTITGTTTLELTNGGIYFGSITDGTPGQILALKNSGGNLFLGNALTNTYSGGTTVENAFLTINSATTDNALGTGKLTLRNGGWLISDSINANITSTRNIEIFNSGLVAIAGSGIIRWNGNITDLNPGSELVRDGPGTLILGGTVDPSIRFRVAGGTLQGSTTQLRGNIEVSSPGSLTIFDQGGAAGAYNGNITGNGTITIQGGAGSSVTYNGTNTYAGITTVRDNATLILGSAVNDAQLGTGSLALDTGTLRLGAGADFATSRAVNITTAGTIDLAASRTVTWNGIISNVGGPATLIKDGIGTLNLGGNNAAGINYQISNGILMGNTTSLKGDIAVNNAASAVVFDQGGGAGDYNGDISGTGGVTIQNGTVTYQGTNNHAGGTRVEDAELVLTAVDDSQLGTGDLTLDNGTVNFGASAFATSRDLVLDGDGVLFASGAGTIIWNGQITGAGQLVKSGTNTLALTNTANVWTGGIEVASGTLSGNADTLQGDIDILALGILDFNQTANGTFSGDISGAGSMTKTGAGTVVLAGANSGFTGTTTVSAGTLQGDSDSLYGDIVNNSFLVFDQAASGTYADDISGTGTVTKTGAGTLTFSGTHTAGTVQVSAGTLNVTGSLAGNTSIASNAVLTGTGNIGDVTSSSGTILVGTGNTLTAESYTNGGNAGTLSFGLSPTQSGLLRVNGNADFTGTTIDIQPVAGGYTAGYVYTVADVLGITSGADALDGQVISSPLVSLVVNAANGAAQQVTLTTVSVDLTNNDACNIIASTSTQRSVCQAFLQAEGSSADIGVAYGEFQILPSVAEMQRALDLMSGDVAVQAGNMLFDQAAILAEGTFSRLGQVARQSSVAGAGSPSRPVQLASLENSPQQLAMLFENIDWLLGTANMETPHGTWGRVFGQMDDAHDGKALNGFRHGIQAGMDMRLDDHWSLGATALYGQGDADLDSRLASVNTDSYMMGAYGVWNDGPLMVGGTLSWGYHDVDTDRQIVFGGLNRRAEGDFSAHSVSAAVEASYVLSRGGNVSVIPAAGLRYTGLWEEGFTETGAGDLNLRFDEDFDSSFVSTLGVTVNKLFELGDGSRLLPEIRLGWEHEFETSRARTAFFTGLPTSAMDIYATSWKRDTGIIGAGLTYSVPADGLALVADYRAVLNQDQTSHRLLGGLRLSW
- a CDS encoding CBS domain-containing protein translates to MKSRQVRDLMESDLALVSPDATLQEAARQMKEVECGFLPVGRDDAPEGIITDRDIVIRAVAAGKDPTREKVRDYMTGNVCACSETDTLEDAAGMMNQNSISRLVVKNDSGKVCGVLTFGRIIRSDTDRQEVGGIVEKAVGRAA